A portion of the Adhaeribacter radiodurans genome contains these proteins:
- a CDS encoding putative sensor domain DACNV-containing protein: MLIKKNGEAKSMNYETRYQAAQVVAGSVEQHFAQHIANTQQNGEHELATPPEALTIATIVDVAFWASLRREEGHSPKISLAFLSPEQAEQPLIFDQRLALTPSSLTKLGPAVERPGIHLGVWGKGEDLYVWGTTRIIPSMCFVLEVIEPGLLVIKHRGLDGFGKFVNVAVLKGDKVKIIDEQSASLPDCPAMLTSLLGFTTPSSWNGSVDVLVQLAASMRAHGRGGTLLVVPAGTQAWRESIIHPISYAVQPAYDGLATVIQQEAEEQSSRNWQANMRLAVEGVAGLTAVDGATIINDKYELLAFGAKIRRPPGKPSVEQIVVTEPIIDQEPMIIHPAQNGGTRHLSAAQFVFDQRDAHALVASQDGRFTIFSWSPCEGMVHAHRVDSLLL; encoded by the coding sequence GTGTTGATTAAGAAGAATGGCGAAGCCAAAAGCATGAATTACGAAACCCGATACCAGGCCGCTCAGGTGGTAGCTGGCTCTGTGGAACAACACTTTGCCCAACACATTGCTAATACCCAGCAAAACGGTGAACACGAGCTTGCAACGCCCCCTGAGGCCTTAACCATTGCTACCATTGTGGATGTTGCTTTTTGGGCCAGTCTCCGGCGCGAAGAAGGTCATTCTCCTAAAATTTCCCTGGCTTTTCTTTCTCCGGAACAAGCCGAACAGCCGCTTATATTTGATCAACGTCTGGCGCTTACTCCCAGTAGTCTTACCAAACTAGGCCCGGCAGTAGAGCGGCCCGGCATTCATTTAGGCGTTTGGGGCAAAGGCGAAGATTTATACGTTTGGGGAACTACGCGTATTATTCCGAGTATGTGTTTTGTACTGGAAGTGATTGAACCGGGCTTGTTGGTAATAAAACACCGTGGCCTGGATGGTTTTGGTAAATTTGTAAACGTAGCGGTACTTAAAGGCGATAAAGTTAAAATTATAGACGAACAAAGTGCTAGTTTACCAGATTGCCCAGCCATGTTAACTTCGTTGCTAGGTTTTACTACTCCTTCGTCGTGGAATGGCTCTGTTGATGTGCTGGTACAATTAGCGGCCTCTATGCGGGCGCATGGCCGGGGTGGTACCTTGTTGGTAGTTCCGGCCGGCACCCAGGCTTGGCGCGAATCCATTATCCACCCTATTTCTTATGCGGTTCAGCCGGCTTATGATGGTTTAGCAACGGTAATACAGCAAGAAGCAGAAGAACAAAGCTCCCGTAACTGGCAGGCTAATATGCGATTAGCCGTAGAAGGAGTAGCTGGCCTTACCGCCGTAGATGGCGCCACTATTATTAACGATAAGTACGAATTGCTGGCTTTTGGAGCCAAAATTCGTCGGCCGCCAGGCAAACCTTCGGTAGAGCAAATTGTAGTAACAGAACCTATTATTGATCAGGAACCCATGATTATTCATCCCGCTCAAAACGGAGGCACCCGCCATTTATCGGCGGCTCAGTTCGTGTTCGACCAACGCGATGCCCACGCTCTGGTTGCTTCGCAAGATGGCCGATTTACTATTTTTTCCTGGTCACCCTGCGAAGGAATGGTTCACGCGCATAGAGTGGATAGCTTGCTGCTGTAA
- a CDS encoding alkaline phosphatase PhoX has protein sequence MTVSRRNFIRTSGLVSLGFVGLNNLAARMAMATFQPEQTMQVGYGPLITETGSPLSLPKGFSCKIISRKGNPMADGLLSPGAHDGMGSFALKNNKVLLIRNHELSPGTYDKGPYGEDKALLSKVDKSKIYDFGKGEQTCLGGTTTMVFNEQNQQVELEYLSLTGTIRNCAGGITPWKSWLTCEETPLKKNELEGALEHDHGYNFEVKASDKVKLNDPVPLKAMGRFVHEAVAVQPNTGIVYQTEDSGDSIFYRFLPNAYGELQKGGKLQCLVLKEWKSADTRNWPDLTTTKFPVKKQYDVEWLDLDDVEAQESALRIRGYKQGAARFANTEGIWYGKNELFFACTSGGAISKGQIFRYVPSPYEGTYREKEAPGKLELFLEPNNTEIFQKCDNLTISPWGDVVICEDTSNPRIIGITPKGETYVLAKNVGFPNSEFAGPVFSPSGRTMFINIQSPGLTIAITGPWKERV, from the coding sequence ATGACAGTATCCCGACGCAATTTTATTAGAACATCTGGCTTGGTTAGCCTGGGCTTTGTGGGCTTAAATAATTTAGCTGCCCGTATGGCAATGGCTACCTTTCAGCCGGAGCAAACCATGCAAGTGGGTTATGGCCCTTTAATTACCGAAACTGGTAGCCCGTTGAGCTTGCCCAAAGGATTCTCCTGCAAAATTATTTCTCGTAAAGGTAATCCAATGGCCGATGGCTTGTTGTCGCCGGGAGCGCACGATGGTATGGGATCCTTCGCTTTAAAAAACAATAAAGTACTCCTGATCCGGAATCATGAACTATCGCCGGGCACTTACGACAAAGGCCCCTACGGTGAAGACAAAGCATTGCTGAGCAAGGTTGATAAAAGTAAAATTTACGATTTCGGGAAAGGCGAACAAACTTGTTTAGGCGGTACCACTACCATGGTGTTTAACGAACAAAACCAACAGGTTGAACTCGAATACCTAAGCTTAACTGGCACCATCCGGAATTGCGCCGGCGGCATTACCCCCTGGAAATCGTGGCTTACCTGCGAAGAAACCCCACTCAAAAAAAATGAACTGGAGGGCGCCTTGGAACACGATCATGGGTATAATTTTGAAGTAAAAGCTTCCGATAAAGTTAAGCTGAATGATCCGGTACCACTTAAAGCCATGGGCCGTTTTGTGCACGAAGCAGTGGCCGTGCAACCCAATACCGGCATTGTGTACCAAACCGAAGACAGTGGGGATAGTATTTTCTACCGCTTTTTACCTAACGCTTACGGCGAACTGCAAAAAGGAGGTAAATTACAATGTTTAGTATTAAAAGAATGGAAAAGCGCCGATACCCGTAATTGGCCTGATCTTACCACAACTAAATTTCCAGTTAAAAAACAATACGACGTAGAGTGGCTGGATTTAGACGATGTAGAAGCACAGGAAAGTGCGCTCCGCATTCGTGGTTATAAACAAGGAGCTGCCCGTTTTGCCAACACCGAAGGCATTTGGTACGGTAAAAACGAACTTTTCTTTGCGTGTACCTCCGGCGGAGCAATTTCTAAAGGACAGATTTTTAGGTATGTTCCCAGCCCTTACGAAGGAACATACCGCGAAAAAGAAGCTCCGGGTAAACTGGAATTATTTCTGGAACCTAACAATACCGAAATTTTTCAAAAATGCGATAACCTGACTATTTCGCCCTGGGGAGACGTAGTTATTTGTGAAGATACTTCTAACCCTCGCATTATTGGCATCACGCCTAAAGGTGAAACTTATGTTTTAGCGAAAAACGTAGGCTTTCCAAACTCCGAATTTGCTGGTCCGGTTTTCTCACCTTCGGGTCGGACTATGTTCATAAATATTCAATCACCGGGTTTAACCATAGCTATTACCGGTCCCTGGAAAGAAAGAGTTTAA